Proteins co-encoded in one Chitinophagales bacterium genomic window:
- a CDS encoding type II toxin-antitoxin system PemK/MazF family toxin, which produces MKRGEIWWVNFSPPVGGELCKDRPAVILSNDTANRILNSE; this is translated from the coding sequence ATGAAGAGAGGCGAAATCTGGTGGGTGAATTTCAGTCCTCCTGTTGGTGGAGAATTATGTAAAGACCGCCCTGCTGTTATTTTGAGTAATGATACGGCAAACCGAATACTCAATAGCGAGTAG